The DNA window GCAGAAAACTTCATTAAAAGGTTATCTGAAAAGTTACGTGTATAACAAGCTTGGGGGGACAAAATGCGTAGGAAACGTAAATCCATATTCGATGAATTCTTCGGGGAACCATTATTTGATGAATGGGATGAAATATTCAAGAAATTTGAAAATCTAAACATCCCAAGCGGCTACTCAATAACAATAACACAAACAGGGGATAAGACCGAGATACACGTGAAAGCAGGTGAAGATGTAGATGTTGATGAATTGAAGAGGGAATTGGAATTAAAGTATCCGGGGGCAAAGATATACATAGAAGGGGGGAGGAAGTCTAGGATGATAGAGGAGATAAGTGAAAACGAGGAGAAATCTGAGAAGGGCGAGGGGAAGCATAAAGGGGGAAGGGAGAGTGCCAATATAATGGATATTCTTAGTAAAGGTAAAGCCGACATAAAAATCGTAGAAGAAGATGAAGAAGACAAGAAAATGAAGAGAAAGTGAGGGTAAAGTATATATAGGGAGTAGGCAAAATTACCTATTGTGAAAACTAGGCAATTAGCTTTAACCGCAAATCTAGCAGCAATTCCAGTGGCTTTAAGAATAATTAAGCATAATATTGTTGGAGCTATCCCAATAATAAACTTCCCAGTGGCATTTGCATTAATTTCAGGAGCCCTCCTAGGACCATTAAATGGATTCATAGTGGGATTGCTCAGCTTCCTAGTTTCAGATATATTCCTAGGATTGGGATACTGGACTATATTCACAAGCTTAACATGTGGAATTATTGGGTTAATAGGTGGATTTATGTGGAGGGGGAGAAACCCATGCAGATTAGAATTATTGGCGGTAACATTGATGTTAACCTTCACATACGACATATTAACATCAATACTGCTATATGCAATATTCATGCCCCTCCAAGAAGCTGTGATTATGGGTTTAATTGGATTATTCCTACCAGCAATGGGTGGAACACTCTACGCCATGGGGCCAATAGTTGAATTGTCAACGGCAATCCTAGTATCAATACTACTACCAAAGGTTAGGGGGGTGAGGATAAATGAGGGGTAAAGTATACTGGGCTACAATAATCATACTATTCATATGGGCTTTATCATCCACAGCATTCGCCACATACTACTACACAAAAATGATGGAATTATCATCATATGCTAGAAACCTGGAAGAAAACATAAGGCAAGTTAGAGTGTACATGGAAAAACTAACATCAAATGTGATGAAAGCCATGGAATATGCCAGCTTAAGTGGAAATCAAGAAATAGCTAAAGTAATAGAAGAAATTGGAAATGACACCATAAAAGTGAATAGGGTATTGGGTGGGGAAATCAAGATAAAAATACTTTTGGATTACGGTAATGGAAGCAGAGTTTGGTATAATGAAACAATAATAAGCAATGGGGAAACCCTATTTAAAGCCATGACAAAAGCATTGAAGGTAACGTATAAGACATATCAATATGGGGTATTCATAGAATCCATAAACAACGTATACAACGACCCAAACAGAAACATGTACTGGATGTGGTGGAGATGGGATTCGGAGAAGAAGATATGGATCCTTGGATCAATATCATGCGACAAATACATACCAGTAAATGGCGAAATATTCGCATGGAAGTATAGTAACGTAATGGAATGGCCTCCAAAACCACCATAACACTAAAATTCAGCTTAAACCACAATTAACATGTAATGCTCAAGAAATTAATGAGTGAAATGAGAGGGGGGAAGAGGGGGCCAACGCCGAAGATAGACCTAGAAGACTTAGCAACAGTACTAATAATGATAAAACATAGTGGAGGGATGGGGAGATATAGAATATCTGAGGAAATGGAGATACCAAATGGAACCATAAGGGGGGTTTTAAAGAAACTTTCTGAAACAGGGATTTTGAAGGCAACTCCAAGGGGATGCGAATTAACAGATCTTGGGGAGAAAATGTTAATGGAATATTTGATTGAATTGGGAATTGGGAGGATAGAGCTGTATGAGGGGGATGAATTCAACCTCATAGCCCCAGGGAAAGCTAAGGTTTTAGCAATATTGAGGAGTGGAGCTGAAAAGGTTACGAATGGATTAATGCAAAGGGATGAAGCTGTGAGGGCTGGAGCTGATGGAGCTACAATAATAATCAAGAGGATGGGGAGAGTATTGATCCCAGGAGTCGAGGTGTCAAGGGAATTAAATGAACAATTGAGGAAATTGGAGGAAGAATATGGTGTGGGAGAAGGTGGTGTAGCAATATTTTGTTGGGGTAAGAATTTAGCTAAAGCAGTGAAGGGAGCTTTAAAGGCAGCTACAACCCTACAATGATAGCAAAACACCTTTAAATTAAAACAACCATTAAGATTGTTATGGTGAACATATGAGTCAAGAAGTATTCAAAGATGAGAATATAAAGAAAATAGTTGAAAAGGTTAGGACTGTATGGGCATTGGACATTGCAGACAGCCTAATGGGGTGGGATATAGAAGTCCTAATGCCACAAGAGGGGGCTACGGAGAGGGGGATAGCTAGAGCTGAACTACAAGCATTAGGTCAAAGTATACTTAAATCAAAGGAACTTAGGAGCTTGGTGGAAGAAGCTGAAAGGAATATTGAGAAACTAAATGATTATGAGAGGGGATTAATAAGGGTTTTGAAGAGAAGGATAAAAATTGCAACAGCCATACCGGAAGAGGTATTAAAGGAATATGTGAAAACCACATCAGAAGCCACCATACAATGGAGGATTGCAAGATCTAAGAGTGAATATGGAATATTCAAACCATACCTCGAGAAGATAGTGGATTTAATGAGGAAGTTTGCTGAATACTTGGGATATGAGGAGCACCCATACGATGCACTACTAGATCTATATGAGGAAGGGTTTAGAACCAGGGATGCCGATAAAATGTTCAACGTATTAGAACCTGGAATAAGGAGGATATTTAGCAGGGTGCAGAGGGAAGGGAGATACAGATCAAAACATGAACTTGAAGACGTTGAATACAATGTTGATGACATGAAGAATCTAAACCTAGAAATACTGAAGATATTTGAATATCCATTGGGGGTTAGATCTAGATTCGATGTATCCACACATCCATTCACAACGAGCATAGGTATAAGGGATGTAAGAATAACAACAAGATATGAGGGGAAGGATTTCAAGAGGAGTATGTATAGTACAATACATGAGTATGGACATGCCCTATACGAATTACAAATAGATGAAAGGTTATCTGGAACAATACTAGCCACAGGGGTTAGTGGAGGAATACATGAAAGCCAATCTAGATTCTGGGAAAACATAATTGGGAGGAGTAGAGTATTTGCAGAAGCCATATACCCAACAATCAAAAAGCACTTGAAATTTGTGGAGAAATACACCCCAGAAGAACTATACTACTACTTCAACACCGTTAAGCCAAGCCTAATAAGGGTTGATGCAGATGAAGTCACATACAACCTACACATACTCCTACGATACAAACTGGAAAAATCAATGATAACTGGAGAAGTAAGGATGGATGAACTACCAGAAGTATGGAACTCAGAATTTGAAAGACTAATTGGAATTAGACCTAAGAAGGATAGTGAAGGTGTATTACAAGACATACATTGGAGTAGTGGACTGGGATCATTCTGCAACTACACAATTGGAAACGTGGTGGCAGCACAAATACTAAAGCATATGAAAAGGGAAATGGACTTCGAAACACAAATAGCCAAACTAAACTTCAAACCAATAAGGGAGTACTTGAGAAACAAGATACACATGTGGGGATCAGTATACGAACCAAAGGAGCTGCTCAAGAGGAGCTTCAATGAAGAAATGAACCCAGAACACCTACTAAAATACTTAGAGGAAAAATACTTAGGGGGATAAGTAAAGCAAAAATAAATTAAAATTAAAAAATATTTTTCATTTTTCACATATTGACTCCACCAATTATTGGTAGGAGGAGTGCTGAAGATAGATTTCCTCCATGGAAAATTACGTTATTAGCCTTCCTAGCCTTCAACATCTCACCTATAGGTTCACCACTATTAAAGTTCCTATCAAATCTTGGGAAGTAGCTACTTGTTATGGATAGCCTCAACCTACACTCAGGCTCTATTAGAATGTTTGTATCGAAGAAGAAGTTGAATTCAAATTTGTAAATCTTATTTGGCTCCATGAAAGTCTCCCGCTCAAAGGACTCCCTAAACCTAGCTCTAAGACCACCATAATTGAATAGAATGGACTTGCCATCCGGATAGACTTTGGAGAGTAAGCATATCCAATCCGTATCAATACAATCGCTTGATGCATACAATAACATCTTGGGTTTACCTGCAATTTCAATTGGCTTCTTCAATGGTTCACTAGTATAAACTAAGACGTCAAACCTAGATTCTAAAGCTCTAATATCCAATGGTGTTTCAACAGCCTTTGGGGAATAGAAGTTGAAGTCCACTGAAGATATGACTGGATTCATTGGATCATATATGTATGAATCATAAGATTCAATACTAGGCTTTTCAACCGTTAATCTACCATCACCAAATAGAGTGTTCGCCCTACCACCACTATCAATATACCAATTGCACCAACAAACCTCCCTCGGAGGCCAAATATCCCTTGAAACCCACTTATTCAATCCCATAACGAAGGTTAAGCATCTACCACCACCAAAGAATTCCTGTATACTCTTTAAGGCTTTTTCATCATCCTTCAACCAGTAATCAAACCACCATAAATGTAATTTGAGGAGGTCTATAACTGCTTCTGGGCCGAAATCAACGCCTCCAAGAACCCTCCTCGGAACCCTCGTACCAGCATGATCCCATGGCCCTGAAACCAAGTACTGCTTATCCCTAGCTGGGGAATACCTTACCATCCCCTCATAAAAGTATGTGGCTCCAGGTTGATCGCCATCATACCATCCAGTTATATGGAGAACTGGGAGGTTAATCCTCTTAAAATCCTCCTCAGTTAATAGTATGCTCTTCCAGTAATCGTCAAGTCTTGAGTGACTTAACCAAATCCTCCAAACAGTATTAACTCTACCTAGAACTTCATCCATACTCTTTAATGGGAAATGCCACAAAACTTTAACCCAATCCACAACATCAGGGTTTTGCACAACTCGACCGCCAACATAGTGAAGCCACTCCAACATCCCCAAACTAACTAAACCATTATAGTATGGTAGCTCTTGAAACCATCTCCCAGCGGCAGCTGTACTAATCATGGTTACAAGGTTTGGTGGATTAAGTTTAGCAGCAGCCCATTGAACCCAGCCCCTATACGATCCACCCATCATCGCTATACGTCCATTACACCAATCTTGCTCTGAAATCCACTTTATAGTATCATAACCATCTTCACCCTCATGTATGAATGGATGCCATTCACCCTCAGAATCCCCTCTACCCCTAACATCTTGAATTACAACAGCATATCCATTCTTAACATAGAACTCAACATCACGAGTCCCATACTTTATCTCACCAGGCAAAGCCTTATTGTATGGTGTTCTAATCAAGATGACTGGATACTTGCCGCCTCTACGTGGAAGATATATGTCTGCTGAAAGCTTAACACCATCCCTCATTGGAATCTTAACATCGAAATATGATTCAAAATACATGCGCAGTAGCCACCGAAATAACTCTACAATAAAATGTATTTAAGCGATACCGTTAAAGAGGAGGTTATACAATAATTATTTGTGATGAAGAATTATGATTATGGAAATGTACGATCCAATATGGCTTGAAGTAAAGAAGTATTTAAGCATAAGATCAGCCACAACACCTAGGGCATTGAAAAACTCATACAAACTCATATATTTGAGCGATACAACTGGCGTGCCAATACCATGGATTTATGACATGAATAGAAGCGACCCCCTAATACCAATGGAACAGAGAGTTGGAAATTTGAGTGTAAGTGAAAATGGTATTATAGCTTTAACAAATGATATCGATGGAAATGAGAGATGGCAAATATCCACATACGATCTCAACAATGATAAATTAACACATGTGGCTGGTGATGGAAGTGACATAAATAATTTAGGTGCATGGAGCATTGATGGAAAAACTTTAGGATTCACATCAAATAAGAGGAATGGAGTGGATTTCGACGTATACATTTATAAGCTAAGTGGAAAGGTTGAAGGACCAATTGCAAAAATGGAGGGAACCAACAACCTTGTGGAATGGGTAAACCACGACCATGCACTAATAATACACAACAATACAAATCTAGATAGTGACATATACCTAATAGATTTCAAAAATGGGAATCTAGAAAACCTCACAAAACATGATGGGGAAGCTGCAAACACAAACCCAAAAAACCTTGGAGATGGGAAATTCCTATTCACAACAAACATAAACTCAGAATACATGGGAATAGCCATATACGATCTAAATAGGAGGGGGTGGAAATACCTATACCAGCCAGATAGGGATGTGGAAGCCATAGAAGTATCCCCAGATAAACTTAAAGTGGCATTTAGCGAAAATGTGGAGGGATACTCAAAACTATACACTGCAAACATAGACTTCACACACGTTAGGGAAATGAAGATTCCGAAGGGGGTTATAAGTGAAATATCTTGGGGTAAAATTGGATTAACATACTCAATTTCAAGCCCAAAAATTGGAAACGAAATATGGGTTTGGAGTGAAGGAGCTGGGCAAAGGCAAATAACATACTCACCAAAATACCACGTGAAAATGGAGGAAAACGTACTGCCAGAAACCGTCAGATATAGGAGTTGGGATGGAATGATGATACCAGCATTAATCTACAAGCCAAAAACTGGGAAACCACCATACCCAGCAGTGGTAACAATACATGGTGGACCTGAAAGTCAAGATAGACCATCATTCCAATTCCTACCACAAATACTCGTAAAACTAGGATACATAGTTCTCTCACCAAACTTTAGGGGATCCAGCGGTTATGGTAAAACATTCATACACCTAGATGACCGTGAGAAGAGGATGGACTCATTAAGGGATATAGGAGCCTTAGTGGATTGGGCTGAGGGGGAGGGGCTTGTACGTAAAGGTGAAATAGCAATCACAGGGGCATCATATGGAGGATATGCCACACTAATGAGCATGGCACTATACCCAGAATACTGGAGTTGTGGTGTAGAAAGGGTTGGAATAGTGAACCTAGTCACATTCATAAGGAATACTGGGCCATGGAGGAGGAAGTATAGGATGCATGAATATGGAGATCCGGAGAAAATGTACGATGTAATGATGGAACTAAGCCCAATAAAACATTTAGATAAAATTAAAGCTCCATTAATGGTTATACATGGATCCAACGATCCAAGAGTACCGATAAGTGAAGCTGAACAACTCGTTGAAGAAATGAAGAAGAGGGGTAGGGAAGTTAAATACATAAAGGTTGGCGATGAAGGACATGGATTAACAAAGATAAATAATAGAGTAAACCTTCAAATGGAAATAATAAGATTCATAATGCAACATACACCAGTGAAAAGGGGTAGCTGAATGGAAATGCACATTTAGAGTCTAATTTTAGGTCTACCAATACCCACAAATGTTATGCCCCTTGGAATATTAGATATATCCACAATCCCCCTACCATCAAAAATTATTTTTGGATTAGACATTAAATCTGAAATCCTCCCCCAATCCAGATTGCGATAGTAATCATGATCAGTGGCTATAATAACAACATTACACCCTTTAACAGCTTCCTCAATGGATCCAGTCAAAGTCACACCAAGCGATTTCAGCTTCTGATCTATGCTGATGTATGGGTCATGAACCACAACCCTAACCCCCATATTAAGGAGCAATTTAACAATTTCATATGTTGGGCTCCCCCTAGAATCAGCAATATTACCCCTAAAAGCTAAACCAAATACCGCCACAACAGCTTTTGATGGAGCTAAATTTAACTCAAACATAACTTCCCTCAGAATTGAAATAGTTTTTGAAGGCATATCCTCATTTATGGTTCTAGCCAACCTAGTTAGCTCTAATCTTAAACCAACCTTAGATGCAGATTCAAGGAGGAAGTATGGGTAGACTGGGATGCATGGCCCCCCAACTCCAACCCCAGGTTTATGGAGGTGGCAGAAGGGTTGACTATTGGATGCCTCCCTAACCTCAAAGAAGTCCACACCATAAGCACTGCATAGAGCTGCAAGTTCATTGGCCAATGCAATATTCACATCCCTATAAACCCCCTCAAAAATCTTTGAAAGCTCAGCAGCCCTAGCACTACCCATCTCAATAACCCCCCTCTTAGCAATCCTCCTATATAGGAGGGAGAAGAAGTGCGTACTCCTTTGACCAACCCCACCAACTATCTTTGGATACCTAACCTCCAAATCCTCCAAAGCTCTACCCTCATAAATCCTCTCCGGGCTAAAGGCTAAAGCAAAATCCTCCTCAGCTTTAAGGCCACTCTCACTCTCAAGTATGGATTTAACGAAGGTTTCCGTTGTCATTGGTGGAACTGTACACTCTACACATACAGCATCCCCCCTCTTCAAACCCTTCCCAATCCCCCTTAAAGCCCTCTCCAAGTGTGCACCATTAAATTTACCATCAACAATCCCCGTTGGAACAGTCACAAACTTAACTTCACAAATCTTCGATGCTTCAACAAGGTTTGTGGTGGCTTTAAACATTCCAATACTCACATAATGCTTAACGGCTTCAGGTACCATCGGTTCATCAGAAATTGGTGATACACCAGAATTTATGGATTCAACAATCTTCTCATCAACATCAACACCCAAAACCCTCTGACCAGCTCTAAGCCAAGCCACAGCCAAGGGGAGACCAACCCTACCCAAACCATAAACTGCTATCCTAACATCACCGGAATCCAATTTCTTCAAAATCTCAGAATCACTTAAGCCGAATAACATGCATACCCACAAACATTTAATAATACTTGGAGCTTATAACTATATTCACCCATTTTCACTCTTTAAAGGTTAAGTCTCCTCCAAGAAAACTGCCTTTCAAATATCTCTCTAACATGCTGAATTGTATCAGCATCTTCAGGACCCTTATCCTCAACAATCCTATTAATCCTTGCAAACCTCAAAGCCATACCACACTCATACTTAGGACTCTTCTGAATCTCATTGTATAAAACTTCCACGACAATCTTCGGGGCAACATAAACCCTCCTCCCCTCTTCACTAATCGCCAACTCCTTAAGCCTCCTAGTCATCTCCTCCAACTCATCATCACTTAACCCCTTAAAGGTTTTGCCAACAACATAAAATTTTCCAGTTTCCTCATCCCTAGCTGCAAGATAGTAGTCTGAAAGCCATCTACGCCTACGACCATAACCATACTCAGCTGCAACTATGACGAGGTCTAGAGGTTCAAGGGTTTGCTTAAATTTAAACCAAAACTTCCCCCTAACCCCTGGAACATATGGCCCCCTAAGATCTTTAATCATAACCCCCTCACAACCATACTCCAAAGCCTCTTTAAGGAAATCCTCAGCCACAGATGGATCATTGGTAACTATTTGCTTAACTAGGGGTATCCCCATGGAAATTTCAGACAATATCTTCCTACGCTCAATGTACGGCTTATCTATCAATGAAACTCCATTAACATATATTGCATCGAACAAGTATAATTTCAATTTAAACATCTTTGAAGAAGTTTCCAAATCACGTTTACGCTTAAATCTCATCATCAGATACTGGAATGGGAGGGGTTTACCATCATCCCCCACAGCCACAACTTCACCATCCAATATGGCCTCTTCAACCTTCAATCCACCCTTAACCTCATCCACTATCTCAGGCAAACTACCTGTAGCATCAGTTAGACGTCTACTATAAATCTTAACTTCACTGCCAGACCTATGTATCTGAACTCTAACACCATCAAGCTTATACTCCAAAGCAACTTCACCACCAATGATTTCAAAGGCTTCCCTCAAACTTCCAACATCCTTTGCAAGCATTGGTTTAATTGGTCTGAAAACCTGGAATCCAAGTTTGGAGAATCCATTTAAACCATAACGTTTAGCTGTTTCAGCAAGAACCTCCAAATCTCCAACCATCAACATAGCTCTATTAATTACTTCTATGGGTATGTTGAAGGCTTCTGAAATGGCTTCCCTCATTAAACCCTCACTAAACCCAGTCCTCATCTCACCAATCAAAATCCTAACAATATACTTCATTTCAATTGGTGATGCCAAGCTGAATAGGGATTCAAGTAGCCTAGCTTTATGATCCCTAGCCCCCCTACCACTTGCCTTAGCTATTTCCTCAAAGAAACGTTTAACCTCAATTATGGTTAAATGCTTACTGGCTAGAGTGGTCTGCCTAGAAACCCTACTAGACTCCAAGAATAATTTGACTGCAGAACCAACATCCCCAGTCTTCTTAAATGCATCTGTGAATATCCTCCAATCCCCATGCACAATCCCCCTCAAAACCTTGAGTATTGTGCTCCAACTAACATTCAACTCCAAACCACTACTCAATGGGAATGCTCTACCTAGAATCATGGATACTGCAGGTGAAATTTCATCGACATCAAGATTCTTGAGGAAAGCTGCAACTTCACTTACCATCAACCCCCTCCTACTCATGGATTCAAGTTTCTCACAAAGCTCAGCTAGAGTTTTGAATTCGGTTTTCATCTAAAATCCTAACCCCTTAACCCTCCTCCCAGCCACCATACTTCTCATATAAATCCTTCCTATGTGCTTCAAGCATCTCAATACTCCTACCGGAAAACTCTGCAGCAGTTAAAACCCTACAATTGAATTCCCCCGCAACATCATAAACCCTTGAAACCCTCTCCCTATACTTTAAATCCCTAAGTAAATGGTGATCCAAAACCAATGTTTCAACACACCTCAAACTTAAAATTCTAATTAGGTTTTCAATGGAAGCTTCCAAACTCCTATTGGAGTATCTGTATCCAAGCATGTACGTCATAGGTCCATCGACGAATAGTATGTTGGGCTTCTCAGCCAATATGAATTCCACTTGACTATCAACTGATGGCCCCTCAACATCAGAAGTGTAGAGGAAGACTTCACCACCAGACCTTATGGAAACCTCAACTACAAAACCCAACCTAGGATTCGTCCCATGGAAAACTGCTTTTGAAAATGATATCAATGTACCCCCAAATTTGAAGCTATTTCCATCTGCAATGGAAATTTTACTAGCGAAGCTATTGATTTTATCCAAGAAGTATGAAGCACGCCTCCTCTGACTGAAATTGATATTCTCATTTGGATCCTTAATTAAAACCAGTTTACCCCCATAAATGTCTGGGGAATCTGGATCATGATGATCATAATGGTAATGCGTAACTATAAGAACATCAGCCTCGGAGGAGTAATTCTTAATATCAGACCAAACTTCATCCATACGTTGAAGCTCAAGGTAATGGGGCTCCAAACCATACCTCAAAGGTGCCAGTGAAACCCCTGGATCTAAGACCACCTTCACATCATCAGTCTCAACATATGTGGCCATAGATCTAACTCCAAAACTGTCAAAACCCAATGGGATTATACGTCTAATCATCAGAAACCAAACCTCTCCCTCAAAATCCTCCTATGCTGAATACTCTTATCCACATGAGCTTTAACCCCCACATCACCCCTATGCCAAAGTAACCCTTTAGGTTCAGAATTATCTTCAACATAAACTGCAAGTTTATGAGCTTTCTGAGCAGCTTCCTCTAAACACTCCCCAACAGCCACTGCAGCAACACTCCTAGAAGTCCTTGCATATATCCTACCATCAGCCCTAACCTCCACATCCCCAGGTATGAGAAGCCTATCGGAGGAAATATTTAAGTCGAAGAGTTCAGGTAGGTTTAAAACTATATCTCTATGAATGGAAGACTTACCACCATAAGTTGGTGGAACAACATAAACTAGAACTGTTGCCTTCAAATCGAATTCAAGCCTCTCAGGGTTACCCTCACATAGGTGGAAGTAGAATTCGAGGAGGTCATTCTTCATGGATAGGAGTGGAGGTATATCCTCAGGATCCCCAGGTCTACCAATATTCCCCTCAAAAACCTTGTGTGGATGAGCCATAGCCAAATAGTACATGCAAGGCTTCATCCCAGACTTATCAAACCCATTCTCCTCAGCCCACTTCTCCACATTCCTAATAGTTCTACGGGCTAGATCGTATCCAGCTCCAAAATCCTCTTCAAACATGAAGGGGAGCTTGAAGTTTGAATCCATATAGCAACCCATACCACCAGTATTTGG is part of the Candidatus Methanomethylicota archaeon genome and encodes:
- a CDS encoding nucleotide sugar dehydrogenase, whose amino-acid sequence is MWVCMLFGLSDSEILKKLDSGDVRIAVYGLGRVGLPLAVAWLRAGQRVLGVDVDEKIVESINSGVSPISDEPMVPEAVKHYVSIGMFKATTNLVEASKICEVKFVTVPTGIVDGKFNGAHLERALRGIGKGLKRGDAVCVECTVPPMTTETFVKSILESESGLKAEEDFALAFSPERIYEGRALEDLEVRYPKIVGGVGQRSTHFFSLLYRRIAKRGVIEMGSARAAELSKIFEGVYRDVNIALANELAALCSAYGVDFFEVREASNSQPFCHLHKPGVGVGGPCIPVYPYFLLESASKVGLRLELTRLARTINEDMPSKTISILREVMFELNLAPSKAVVAVFGLAFRGNIADSRGSPTYEIVKLLLNMGVRVVVHDPYISIDQKLKSLGVTLTGSIEEAVKGCNVVIIATDHDYYRNLDWGRISDLMSNPKIIFDGRGIVDISNIPRGITFVGIGRPKIRL
- a CDS encoding CocE/NonD family hydrolase; the encoded protein is MYFESYFDVKIPMRDGVKLSADIYLPRRGGKYPVILIRTPYNKALPGEIKYGTRDVEFYVKNGYAVVIQDVRGRGDSEGEWHPFIHEGEDGYDTIKWISEQDWCNGRIAMMGGSYRGWVQWAAAKLNPPNLVTMISTAAAGRWFQELPYYNGLVSLGMLEWLHYVGGRVVQNPDVVDWVKVLWHFPLKSMDEVLGRVNTVWRIWLSHSRLDDYWKSILLTEEDFKRINLPVLHITGWYDGDQPGATYFYEGMVRYSPARDKQYLVSGPWDHAGTRVPRRVLGGVDFGPEAVIDLLKLHLWWFDYWLKDDEKALKSIQEFFGGGRCLTFVMGLNKWVSRDIWPPREVCWCNWYIDSGGRANTLFGDGRLTVEKPSIESYDSYIYDPMNPVISSVDFNFYSPKAVETPLDIRALESRFDVLVYTSEPLKKPIEIAGKPKMLLYASSDCIDTDWICLLSKVYPDGKSILFNYGGLRARFRESFERETFMEPNKIYKFEFNFFFDTNILIEPECRLRLSITSSYFPRFDRNFNSGEPIGEMLKARKANNVIFHGGNLSSALLLPIIGGVNM
- a CDS encoding S9 family peptidase; the protein is MIMEMYDPIWLEVKKYLSIRSATTPRALKNSYKLIYLSDTTGVPIPWIYDMNRSDPLIPMEQRVGNLSVSENGIIALTNDIDGNERWQISTYDLNNDKLTHVAGDGSDINNLGAWSIDGKTLGFTSNKRNGVDFDVYIYKLSGKVEGPIAKMEGTNNLVEWVNHDHALIIHNNTNLDSDIYLIDFKNGNLENLTKHDGEAANTNPKNLGDGKFLFTTNINSEYMGIAIYDLNRRGWKYLYQPDRDVEAIEVSPDKLKVAFSENVEGYSKLYTANIDFTHVREMKIPKGVISEISWGKIGLTYSISSPKIGNEIWVWSEGAGQRQITYSPKYHVKMEENVLPETVRYRSWDGMMIPALIYKPKTGKPPYPAVVTIHGGPESQDRPSFQFLPQILVKLGYIVLSPNFRGSSGYGKTFIHLDDREKRMDSLRDIGALVDWAEGEGLVRKGEIAITGASYGGYATLMSMALYPEYWSCGVERVGIVNLVTFIRNTGPWRRKYRMHEYGDPEKMYDVMMELSPIKHLDKIKAPLMVIHGSNDPRVPISEAEQLVEEMKKRGREVKYIKVGDEGHGLTKINNRVNLQMEIIRFIMQHTPVKRGS
- a CDS encoding ECF transporter S component, whose protein sequence is MKTRQLALTANLAAIPVALRIIKHNIVGAIPIINFPVAFALISGALLGPLNGFIVGLLSFLVSDIFLGLGYWTIFTSLTCGIIGLIGGFMWRGRNPCRLELLAVTLMLTFTYDILTSILLYAIFMPLQEAVIMGLIGLFLPAMGGTLYAMGPIVELSTAILVSILLPKVRGVRINEG
- a CDS encoding DUF4443 domain-containing protein, whose protein sequence is MSEMRGGKRGPTPKIDLEDLATVLIMIKHSGGMGRYRISEEMEIPNGTIRGVLKKLSETGILKATPRGCELTDLGEKMLMEYLIELGIGRIELYEGDEFNLIAPGKAKVLAILRSGAEKVTNGLMQRDEAVRAGADGATIIIKRMGRVLIPGVEVSRELNEQLRKLEEEYGVGEGGVAIFCWGKNLAKAVKGALKAATTLQ
- a CDS encoding carboxypeptidase M32, producing the protein MSQEVFKDENIKKIVEKVRTVWALDIADSLMGWDIEVLMPQEGATERGIARAELQALGQSILKSKELRSLVEEAERNIEKLNDYERGLIRVLKRRIKIATAIPEEVLKEYVKTTSEATIQWRIARSKSEYGIFKPYLEKIVDLMRKFAEYLGYEEHPYDALLDLYEEGFRTRDADKMFNVLEPGIRRIFSRVQREGRYRSKHELEDVEYNVDDMKNLNLEILKIFEYPLGVRSRFDVSTHPFTTSIGIRDVRITTRYEGKDFKRSMYSTIHEYGHALYELQIDERLSGTILATGVSGGIHESQSRFWENIIGRSRVFAEAIYPTIKKHLKFVEKYTPEELYYYFNTVKPSLIRVDADEVTYNLHILLRYKLEKSMITGEVRMDELPEVWNSEFERLIGIRPKKDSEGVLQDIHWSSGLGSFCNYTIGNVVAAQILKHMKREMDFETQIAKLNFKPIREYLRNKIHMWGSVYEPKELLKRSFNEEMNPEHLLKYLEEKYLGG
- a CDS encoding DUF4430 domain-containing protein; this translates as MRGKVYWATIIILFIWALSSTAFATYYYTKMMELSSYARNLEENIRQVRVYMEKLTSNVMKAMEYASLSGNQEIAKVIEEIGNDTIKVNRVLGGEIKIKILLDYGNGSRVWYNETIISNGETLFKAMTKALKVTYKTYQYGVFIESINNVYNDPNRNMYWMWWRWDSEKKIWILGSISCDKYIPVNGEIFAWKYSNVMEWPPKPP
- a CDS encoding ATP-dependent DNA ligase, which gives rise to MKTEFKTLAELCEKLESMSRRGLMVSEVAAFLKNLDVDEISPAVSMILGRAFPLSSGLELNVSWSTILKVLRGIVHGDWRIFTDAFKKTGDVGSAVKLFLESSRVSRQTTLASKHLTIIEVKRFFEEIAKASGRGARDHKARLLESLFSLASPIEMKYIVRILIGEMRTGFSEGLMREAISEAFNIPIEVINRAMLMVGDLEVLAETAKRYGLNGFSKLGFQVFRPIKPMLAKDVGSLREAFEIIGGEVALEYKLDGVRVQIHRSGSEVKIYSRRLTDATGSLPEIVDEVKGGLKVEEAILDGEVVAVGDDGKPLPFQYLMMRFKRKRDLETSSKMFKLKLYLFDAIYVNGVSLIDKPYIERRKILSEISMGIPLVKQIVTNDPSVAEDFLKEALEYGCEGVMIKDLRGPYVPGVRGKFWFKFKQTLEPLDLVIVAAEYGYGRRRRWLSDYYLAARDEETGKFYVVGKTFKGLSDDELEEMTRRLKELAISEEGRRVYVAPKIVVEVLYNEIQKSPKYECGMALRFARINRIVEDKGPEDADTIQHVREIFERQFSWRRLNL